The genomic DNA tttttacaagagtcaaattttggtggaatcgtttaagtgatttggccgaaatgcacttggaaagtccatgacttgtggtttggaattgttttgatgtcttggacttcctttgtttaatttttttttcttgattagaattgaacttgttgagacctagggctaatgattgatgaaaccctagtgaaattgatgtttgaattgtgatttttctaTATTGACAAATTGGAATATAATGTGCAAGTAAATTAGAATCGTGAAGGCCGTTTTGGTCCTTTGAATTCGAGTACTTTTTAACCAAGCTTTGTTGAAATATTTTGTCCTAGTATCAAGCTATagaaattgagtatagtacgataatgctaaaattcgagtgtcgggacttttaaaaccttgccaactagttaattctttcctttgcttaaactagccttattacctTTAGGAAATAATTACATTAACTTCTAAACTCTAGATTTTTCGTAAAATTGTCCCTGACTAGTTGTTTTAGGGGAAAGTTGTTAAAAACACGagattttaataactttaaatgAAAGGCGTAGAAAACTTGTCCGGCAAGAAACCTTATTTGAAGTAAGGGGGTTCTGGtttgcacctctagaaagaaagtACCTTCAAAGAAATCATACGAAATACtttatcacttttactagtttAAATTCTAAGAGAATTGTGGATTTACTTTGAGAagataaactagttatataccGGATAATCTTTCATATATAAACCAAgaacttgtatagtaaaacttatagttttaaaacttggtcttttagggtttagcgaggacgtggacttcatttcccagcttgacttctgagcttcacttttggtgagtgtccttgcttgttctatgtttatcttgaagtgctttcttgacttgttatgtgataatcGGATAGTGGTTTTCCTGATCCATCGAaatgggcagtgtgtactttatcgcactagccctttcgagtggtgatttgcttgaaatgttttctcgaatatTTTGCTCGCTCTAGTTAAGTACTGagtgggggaatgtaccacacctgagggtgggagggcctcttatcctaactcaAGTATCAAAAACCTTGCAACTATTGACTGGAGTGTGGACTCATCAACTAAaccaccaggcaggggaatgtaccacaccttagggtgggagggcctcttatcctgacttggtaaccacttgttgtgacgtcgttgggtgaatccctcgactaggccataaaaaggtatactcgagtaataccaaactctctcgtgagAAGAATGGGCCCGGTGGGAATAAGTTGGTCGGAGcatgttaaggaaaaaaaaatctactaggactttagatagtgagagttgacggagggttaACTGCggttaaattttgatcaagttcgtggaaaatggctcctgagagccctgtatcctaccttgtgctgttatacgctttcctacttgttgAATTTTAGTTTGGAGCTATTATTTGCTACTTGTTTTATATGATAGCatgtttggggcaccactgagttttagctcaccccacgttactTGTTTTCCTAAACAGGTTCTGGCATTTGAGAGACCTGAAGTCTGCCTTTACCTTTTATGAATGTTGTTTTGAATCAGACAATGTATCTTTCgtcttgggttgccacttgaagttggaaaagtgcaaaccctgtGTTGTTATTTGActtgtatgaatgtatttgGGTTTATGATTTCATTTTGTGGTTTGTAATGTATAAGTGTAATTATGTTTTAATCTGATTGGAGATGTACGTAAGAGTGGATGTTCAGTTGTCCAAtggtaatgttatctctgaagttaatgtgttcttAGTGTTTTGGTCGTTTAAGGATTGGCTTGTTCGGGTGAAGAATTTTGTAATGGTTTAAGTTGTACGTCGGAAGGGTTTAGCCAGTTTCCTTGCGTAagccctggcgagagttaggcaggcgacccaccaaccctctggttcgccttagggagaagtggggtcgtcacagttggtatcagaacctaggttagaaaagttatttgaatgaTATATTAGATGTGTTAGAAACCCTGAATTTTTTTAGAGTTAAGAAGTGAGATAATTAGACATATCTTGAGTAGTACTTGAGCAAGTTAGCTTTTTAAGCATTAACCTTTGGACTTGGGTTATTTTGCAGGTATGGAAACGGAAACGGACATGCTAATGGTAACGGATTGGCTAATGGACATGTAGAGCCTCTTAGGTCCATCTCCTATAGGCCACGAGACGGAGGATCTCGTATACGTTATACAccagctgataggtacccccgATGTCAGTGTAGGATCACATATGCCTACCCTAACGAGTTGGTGCTGTCTTTAGACGACGAACATCGCCAGCTGAGGGATGCTAATCACACTTTGACCCAGGACGTCGAGGAGTTGAGCATCATGGTTGATACTCAGCTTGACCGCATAGTTGATCTAGAGCAGAGGTTAGCAGCCGAGAGGGCTAGGTCAGAGGTCGCTCGTGAGGAATTAGAGAGACAGAAGTCTCAGTTGACTCGAGTAGCTGAGGAGGTACGAGATAGGAGTGCTGGTATCATGACTGACGCCACTATGATGATAGACGAGGTCATGGGTATTATTCAGGGTACTGCTCAGGCGGGTGTTagggaggacccggaggaggatccggaggagaatccggaggaggaccctgTGGAGGACGTTGCCCCTGGCagccctgctgagggttagACTAGGTTTGATTTGCTTGTAACTAAGTATTCGGGGTTAGATAGGGTGACACTAGTTTAGGTCATAACATTTTGTCTAGCTtgatggcctacttttgaggcactacatccctatttttggtttaagggattgtttgtatatatttgttaaACTTATGTGCCATACTGTTGGAGAGCACCCTAACTTGCTATTTGTATGAATCTCGGTATGTGAATATGTGTTAAGTGttctattttccttttccttaatgttcatattgattttatttacaaaaagaaaaaaaagattaaattaattaattaaaatatccTCGCTTAATTGCTTAATTTTTATCAATAGGCATAACTAGGTTATGGATCGACAAGTTAGAGGTAAAGAACGTGGGAGATCAACTAGACAACACCCTGAGGTTAGTGGTGATAGGGAACCTGAGGTCAATCAAGACCATGGTCAAGAGGGCGTGGCCGGAGACCCAGTGGCCACCGCGATCAATAGAATAACTGATGTCTTAGAGCGCATGACTGAGTACCAAGCCCTTGGACCGGTGCATCACCAAGGAGGCCCAATCGATACTGAGGATCGGGCATTAGAGAGATTCTTGAAGTTTGGACCTCCCACGTTTTATGGAGGACCAGAACCTGAGGTAACAGAAGGTTGGTGGGAGAGGATTTCTGACATTTTTACAGCTCTAAATTATGCGGAGGAGAGACAAGTGACTTTCGCagcattccagtttgagggagctgctcgtTCCTGGTAGAACCTAGTTAGGGTTAATTGGGACAGGAACCATATTCCTAGAACCTGGgcgaacttcacaagggagttcaacGCCAAGTTTCTTCCCCCTTtcatccaagagaaaagagaggatgactTCATCAAGTGTAGGCAGGGGGCGgtgagtgtcgccgaatatgagattcAATTCACGAAACTGTCccgttttgctcctgaattggtagccacggagcaaaggcgTATAAGGAGATTTGTGCAGGGACTAAACGTGGAGATCCAGGAGGGATTAGCTGCTGTTCGGATAGACACCTTTGTTGATGCAGTAGAGAGAGCTCAAAGGGTTGAAGTTGCCAAAGCTCAAGTAAAATCTTTCCAGGCTAAGAAAAGATTTGCCCCTAGCAGCAGTCGAGAGCTGACTTATGCAAATGCTCCACCGGCCGAATTGGGTCGAGGAACGGGTGGAGTAAATAGTCCTGGAGCACCACGAGGCGCTCTAGCGAGAGGAGTTGGGGCAAGAGGTGCCGGGGAAAGAGATACCGGAGCTAGAGGAGGATCAAATGGAAGGGGTCAACCTAGGAATGCCTCGCAAGGAGGTCGTGTGACAACCCCTCAGGTAACTTGTGGGTATTGCAGGAAAACTGGTCATACCGAGGACGGATGCTggaggaaagaaggaaagtgCTTGAGGTGCGGAAGTAGCGAGCACCGGATTGCCGGTTGTCCGAAAACACAAGAAGGTGGTACCCCGAGTGCTAGACAAGCCACTTCTGGAGGAAGTAAGCCGAAGGTTCCTGCCAGGGTGTACGCCATAAACGATCAACCCGTACCTGATTCCTCGAAAGTTGTGGAAGGTActcttccaatctttcaccgaTCAGCTAGAGTACTAATTGATCCTGGCgcaactcattcatttgtgaatCCAACTTTTATGTCCGGAATTGATGTAAAACCTGTTAGATTACCCTttgatcttgaagttaggacacccATGGGTAATAAAAGCATAATCACTACCCTGACCTATAAGAACTGCGAATTCTGGGTTGGAGAGCGTAGAATGCTAGTAGATCTAGTCAGTTTGGACATATAATGGTATGATGTtattataggaatggattttctagctcattaccatgctaagcttgattgtagagcaaaagtgttagaattttggattcccggggaagcaaccctgaaattggatgtgaaaGGCAGGTTAGCATCGTCTGCTATGAATTCGGGAATTCGGGCAAGGAAAATGTTGtataaaggagcgcaaggtttcttAGCCTTCCTGATTAATGCTCCCAGTGACCAAGTAAAGTTGGAAGATGTGCCAGTGGTAAGGGAATATCCAGATATTTTTTctgaagaattaaaaacattacctCCAGAGAGAGAAGTGGAATTCAAGATTGAACTAGTGCCGCGAACGGCTCCGATTTCtaagactccgtaccgaatggctcctacagagctaaaagaattaaaaattcaaTTACAGGATTTATTGGAGAGAGGTTTTGTTAGAAAAAGTGATTCGCCATGGGGAGCAcctgttctatttgttaagaaaaaggatgaaAGTTTGAGATTatgtattgattatcgaggattaaatgaaattacaattaaaaataaataccaTCTACCACTGATTGACAGCCTattcgaccagctgcaaggatcAGTAGTTTTCTCCAAACTGGATTTGaggcaagggtattatcagttgaaaattaagaaggaagacatacctaagactgcttttaatacaagatatggacattttgaatttgcagttatgccatttggattaaccaatgcaccagctGCCTTCATGAACTTAATGCTGAGAGTCTTTAAAAAGTACTTGGATCAGTTTGTAGTagttttattgatgatatcctaatATATTCTAAGACTCGGGAAGAACATGCTAAACACTTGGAGATAGTTCTGCAGATCTTAAGAGAGCATAAGctgtatgctaaatttagcaagtgcgagttttggctggaaaattttttttttctagggcacaaagtttctaaagatggaattgccgtagatccggcaaaagttgaggcagTCACAACGTGGAAgcagccagaaactccaacagaggatagaagtttcttgggtttaGCAGGTTATTACAGGCGgttcatcaaggacttttcgaagattgctggacctatgacagagctgacaaaaaaaaataataagttcATTTGGACTCCAAAGTGCGAGTCAAgctttcaggagttaaagaaacGCTTAACATCAGCTCCTGTTTTGGCATTGCCTGACGGAGTAGAAAGTTATATCGTATACTCTGATGCCTCTAGGGAAGGTCTAGGATGCGTACTAATGCAAAAGGGTAAGGTAGTTgcctatgcctctagaaaattgaagcctcACGAACAAAATTACTCAACGCATGACCTAGAACTGGCCGCAGTGGTCtttgccttaaagaaatggaggcattacttgtatagtgtgacctttgaagtttatacggaccacaagagccttaagtacttgttctcccaaaaggaattgaatttgagacagaGGCGGTGGGTAGAAtttttagaagattatgattgttctATCAACTACTACCCAGGAAAAGCCAACGTGGTAGCAGACGTTCTAAATAGAAAGGCCCAAGTAGCGGggttaatggtaaaagaatgggaCATGTTAGAAGACGTTAGTAtttggaaccctcgcttggagagAATGAAGATTTTATTTAGGAACTTATCGTTGAAGTCACCATTATTGGAGCGTATTAAGGAGGCACAGAAAACGGACCTTATAATCCAGAAAAAGTtggagaaagtgcaaaaaggaGAAACCCTAGACTTTAAATTAGGGTCTGAAGGAGTGTTAAGGTTTCGAGATCAAATTGTGGTTCCAGTTGATGAAGGGTTAAGGAAAGAAATtctagaagaatcacatcgatcaAGGTATACTATACACTCAGGAGTGAACAAAATGTATCACGATGTGAAAGAGTTATATTGGTGGGATGGTTTGAAAAAGCACGTGGCGAAatttgtacaaaaatgtctgatatgccaacaagtaaaagctgaacatcagaaaccctcTGGTCTATTGCAGCCACTAGAAATTCCCGAATGGAAATGGAAACACataaccatggattttgtaaagGGATTGCCTCgaaataaaaaagaatgtgATGTGGTTTGGGTGATAGTTGACAGGCTTACCAAGTCCGCACATTTTCTACCTGTGAGCATGAGCTTTTCTTTGGAGAAACTagccaagttgtacacagaagagatcatgagattgcatggtatTCCTATAAGCATTGTGTCTGATCGAGATCCATGGTTTGTTTCACGTttctggcagaaatttcaagagacaTTGGGGACCAAGTTAAAATTTAGCACTGCTTATCATCCCCAAACAGACGGACAGTCAGAAAGGAAAATTCAGACTTTGGAAGATatgctgaggtcgtgtatattggattttggaggtaaatggagtcagtatatgaccttagtagaatttgcctataataacagctatcacgcttcaattcaaatggcaccttatgaggcattgtatgggagaaggtgtcgatctccgattcattgggatgaagtgggagagaagaaaattttagaCCCAACGGCTATATCTTGGATGGAAGAAACTCATGAGAAAGTGAAGCTAATTAGAGAAAGGCTTCAAACTGtccaaagtcgacaaaagagctacgccgacacaaggaggaaagatttggagttcaaaGTAGGAgacaaaattttcctaagagttaaacccttgaagggcGGAGTAGTGTCCAAAAAGGGTAAGAAGCTAAAGCCAAAATATATtggaccttttgaaattttgaaatgaatcGGTAAAGTGGCGTATCAGTTGAGATTGCCTGCGAGCATGGCCAAGGTTCACaatgtatttcatgtttctatgcttaagaaatatcaccctGACCCAAGCCATGTGTTGCAATTGGAAGAAATTGAGGTGGATGAGTCGTTAACTTATGAAGAAGGAGCAGTTAAGATTTTGAAAAGAGAAGTGAAAGAATTGAGAGGTAAGAAAATTCCTTTGGTGAAAATTATATGGAGAAATCGTGGAATAGAGGAGGCAACTTGGGAACTAGAAGAGGATATGCAGAGAAAATACTCCGAATTATTTCTTTAGAAGGTGA from Coffea eugenioides isolate CCC68of unplaced genomic scaffold, Ceug_1.0 ScVebR1_2802;HRSCAF=3898, whole genome shotgun sequence includes the following:
- the LOC113757173 gene encoding uncharacterized protein LOC113757173 encodes the protein MDRQVRGKERGRSTRQHPEVSGDREPEVNQDHGQEGVAGDPVATAINRITDVLERMTEYQALGPVHHQGGPIDTEDRALERFLKFGPPTFYGGPEPEVTEGWWERISDIFTALNYAEERQVTFAAFQFEGAARSWEFNAKFLPPFIQEKREDDFIKCRQGAVSVAEYEIQFTKLSRFAPELVATEQRRIRRFVQGLNVEIQEGLAAVRIDTFVDAVERAQRVEVAKAQVKSFQAKKRFAPSSSRELTYANAPPAELGRGTGGVNSPGAPRGALARGVGARGAGERDTGARGGSNGRGQPRNASQGGRVTTPQVTCGYCRKTGHTEDGCWRKEGKCLRCGSSEHRIAGCPKTQEGGTPSARQATSGGSKPKVPARVYAINDQPVPDSSKVVEGTLPIFHRSARVLIDPGATHSFVNPTFMSGIDVKPVRLPFDLEVRTPMGNKSIITTLTYKNCEFWVGERRMLVDLVSLDI